The sequence below is a genomic window from Streptomyces sp. NBC_00582.
ACGACGTTGGACTTGCCCGAGCCGTTGGGCCCGACGACACACGTGATCCCCGGTTCGAACCGGAGTGTGGTCGCCGAGGCGAACGACTTGAACCCTCGGAGGGTCAGGGCCTTGAGGTGCACGGCGCTGGACTCTACCTTCCGGGGGTGTCTCACTCCATGAACGCCCGGCAACCCGCGGTTTCACCCATGAACGCGCAGGGCACACCACACGTTAAGAAGACTGAGGGGGCGGGTGCCGGACGGACGGGGACGTGCACGAAACGCGCGGGGGAAAGAAAGAAGGGACGCCGAGGCGTCCCTTGCAACTTCTGACAACTTAGCGGTCCGACGCGATGGAACGAGTCGCCCAACCGCTGCGTGTGCTGTTGTGGAGCGGTGCAGCGATCAGGTGAGCGCAGGCTCCGCCTGGTGTGCGTCGATGCTCTCCATGAACCTGTCGTGAGAAGCGGCAGCCGTCAGAGCGTCGTTCTCGGCCTGGATTCGTCCGAGCTCGGATTCCAGGTCCTGGACGCGCTGCTGGAGCCGTCGCATCTCGGCGAGGAGTCGCGGGTCGGAGCCGCCGACGTAACCGAGAAGCGCCTTTGCCATGATGGATGGTCCTCCACACTGAGTGACCGACCGAAGCGGTGTGGGTCGTGAGGGATTCGCACCCGCGGTCTTGGCTAGATCTTGTTCGTGTTGCCGTTCATCCATGCCAAACAGCTAGGTGCGCGGGGTGCTTTCAGCGTCTCACCAAAAAGTTTGACGGTCAACACGATCACGCCCCGTATTGGGGGGCAACCCACCGGCGCGCGGCCGAAACGGCGGCGCTGCGACGGACGTGGGGCCCTCGGGACGTGGCGATCATCCTTGCGTGCGGAGCATGCCATCGCAAGCGATTCTTGGCAACCACCTGCTCATTTCCGTCGAGGGCACATGTCGCTGGCACGTCCCTCCGCTTCTCGGCGGCTGTCCGGGGCGGGGTGGTCAGCGGATCGCGAAGCCGTCGTAGCCGCCGCGCGGTGTGTCCCATATCTCGGTGACTCCGTCCACGCGCCCGGGCGTGTCGTCACCCATGAGCCAGTCCAGCAGGCCCTCGCAGCCCTCTTTGGCCCCTTCGGCGACCACCTGGACACGTCCGTCGGCCAGATTGAGAGCAAAGCCACTCAGTCCGCCGATCTCCAGCGCCTTCGCCCGGGTGAACCAGCGGAATCCCACGCCCTGGACGTGTCCGCGCACCCAGGCGACCAGCCGTACATCCTCGCTCATGGGTGCAACCTAACCGGGCAATGCCCCTCGGGGCACTTCCTCCCCTGGCGCCATGCGGTACCGTCCCCACCCAATGATTCTCATATGAAACTCACTCGATCGGGTGAGATGGGTACGCCCAAGATCGTATGAGACGGGTTGACCGATGGACGAGGAAGGCAAGGGCATGGGACGCCACCGACGCTCCGCCGCCGGCCGCGCCGCCACGGGCCGCGCCACGGGGGTCACGGAGACGCACGGCTCGTACACGGACGGCTATGACCCGCAGTACTCGTACGCGGACGGCCCGGACACCCTCGGCATCGCGCCGTACCTGAACCCCGAGGCGTACGCCGACACCGTCGCGAGAAGCCAGGAGTACCTGTACTCGACCGAGGACGGGCACGACACCGCGTTCGGGTCCGGCGGCTTCACGCCCGACGGCTCCGGCGGGCGGGGCGGCACGGGCCGTCGCCGCCGCAGGAAGAAGGCCGGGGCCCCGGTCAAGGCGGGGCTGCTCGGCGTCTCCGCGGCGGTCGCCCTCGGCACGGTCGCGGTGGCCACGGGTGTGGTGCCCGGTCTGGAGAGCTACCGGCTCGGCGGCGGGACCGGCCCCGGCGACAACGTGCAGGCCGCCGACACCCCGAGCAACTCCACCTCCGAGCAGGGCGGCGCCTCGGGCACCGCCGAGACCGGCCGCGCCGGGACCTCGACGAGCCGTGACGCGGGCCGCTCCGCCTCGGCGTCGACCTCGCCCACCGCGTCGGCCTCGAAGTCCTCCGCCTCGGCCTCGCCGAGCAAGACGGCCGAGAAGAAGCCCGAGGTCACGCCGTCGGAGGAGCCGGCGACCACCGCCTCCCCGTCGAAGAAGACCACCAAGGCGCCCCAGAAGTCCGAGTCCCCGGTGACGGTCTCCGCCGAGGCGCAGGCCGCGGCCGAGGTGCTCGAGCTCGTCAACGAGGAGCGGTCCAAGGTCGGCTGCAGCCCCCTCTCCGCCAACAGCGCGCTGGCGGACCTGGCCGAGAGCTTCAGCGACGACATGGCCGCCCGGGACTTCTTCGACCACACCGACCCCGACGGGAAGACCCCGTGGGACCGGGCAGCGAAGGCCGGGATATCCAGCCTCGGCGGCGAGAACATAGCCCGGGGCCAGGCCGACGCGGCCGCCGTCATGGAGGCCTGGATGAACAGCCCCGGCCACAAGGCGAACATACTGAACTGCGACTTCAAGACGCTGGGCGTCGGCGTCCACTTCGGGTCCGGCGGCCCCTGGTGGACCCAGGACTTCGGGTACTAGCCCTTCACGGACACGCAGAAACGATCATGCAGCCTGGGCGCGACCGGCCAGGAAGACCTTCGCGGTCTCGGTGACCCGCCGGCCCAGGTGCTCCGCCGTCGCCACGTCGGCCTTGTGGACGGCCTCCGGGCCCTCGTCGACATTGGTCTGCGCGGCCGCGCCGAGGAACACACCGAGGCGGTTGAGGTCGTGCTCGGAGGCGCTGCTGCTGTTCCAGCCGGGCAGCAGACCGAGGCTGACCCAGTGCATGCCGAGCTGCGCGGCGAGGATCTGGAAGAACTGCAGGGTGTGCAGCTTGTCGCCGCTCTTGGAGCCGGAGTTGGTGAAGCCTGCGGCGAGCTTGTCCTTCCAGGCCTGGGTGGCCCAGCGCGCCGAGGTGGCCTCGGCGAAGCCGTGGAAGGCGCTGGACGCGGTACCCATGTAGGTCGGCGAGCCGAACACGATCGCGTCCGAGCCGTCGAGCAGCGTCCACTGCTCCTCGGTGATCTCGTCGACCTTGATCAGATGCACCTCGGCACCCGCCGCGACGGCGCCGGCGCGGACCGCTTCGGCGAGGACGACGGTGTGGCCGTAGCCGGAGTGGTAGGCGACGGAAACCACGGGCTTGGACATGGGAACTCCTCGAAAGGGCAGCTCGGGAACGGTGACCACAGGAAAGCACTAACTCCTGGTTAGTGCAACCTGTTGGTTAGCGCTGCTTTCGCGTAGGCTGGTGACATGAACAGCACCCAGGAGCGCGCGGAGGACGCGGACCTCCCGTACAACGTGTTCGCCAAGGCCTGTCCCTCGCGCGGCACGCTGGAGCACGTCACGGGCCGCTGGGGCGGTCTGACGCTCGGGGCGCTGCACGAGGGATCGCTGCGCTTCAACGAGCTGCGCCGGCGGGTCGACGGAGTGAGCGAGAAGATGCTGTCCCAGACGCTGCACGCGCTGGAGCGCGACGGACTGGTGCGCCGCGACGCCCAGCCGACCAACCCGCCGCGCGTCGACTACGAACTGACCCCGCTCGGCCATGAGGTCGCCGAGCGGCTGCTGGCCCTCATCCACTGCGTGGAGGGCCGGATGGACGACGTCCTGGCGTCCCGCGAGCGCTACGACACCACGCGCGGCACCCTCTGACACCTCGGGCAGAAGTAGCTCGACCGGTTCATCCACGGGCGCCGGCGCATCGGTGTGCCGCACCGCTTGCAGGGCAGCCCCTCACGCCCGTACGCGTCCAGGGAGCGGTCGAAGTAGCCCGACTCGCCGTTGACGTTGACGTACAGGCTGTCGAAGCTGGTGCCGCCGACGGCGAGCGCCGCGTTCATCACGTCCCGGACGTGTCCGAGGAGTTCCAGGGTGCGGGGCCGGGTGAAGCCGGTCGTGGGGCGGTCGTAGTGCAGACGGGAGCGCCACAGGGCCTCGTCCGCGTAGATGTTGCCGACGCCGCTGATCAGTGACTGGTCGAGCAGGGCCCGCTTGATCGTGGTCCGTCTGCGGCGCAGGGCCTGGTGGAAGGCCTCGTCGTCGAACAGCGGATCGAGGGGGTCACGGGCGATGTGTCCGATGACGTCGGGCAGCCCGTCGGGGGTCGTGTCGTGCAGCGAGAGGCCGCCGAAGGTGCGCTGGTCGACGAAACGGAGCTCGGTGTCCACCTCGTCGGCGAAACGCACCCGGATGCGCAGATGCCTCTCGTCCTGCGCCGCGTGCGGCTGCACCAGCAGCTGGCCGCTCATCCCGAGGTGGGCGAGGATCGCCTGCCCGGTGTCCTCCAGCGGCAGCCAGAGGTACTTGCCGCGGCGGCTGGGGGTGCCGATGCGATGGCCCTTGAGCCGGTGCGCGAAGTCGTCGGCTCCGGCGAGATGACGGCGTACGGCACGCGGGTGCAGCACCTCGGCGTCGGCGACCGTGCGATGGGCGACCCATCGCTCCAGACCGCGCCGGACGACCTCGACCTCGGGCAACTCGGGCATGGGATCCCCCAGAGGTACGGCGCCCGCCCCTCGGTCGTCGAGGGACGGGCGCCGTACTGTCGTGTTCCGATCAGGCGGAGGCAGACTCGGGGTCCGCGTCGGCCTCGGCTGCCGCGACGGCCTGGGCCGCCTTCGCCGCCTTGGCGCGCTCGTCCGCCGCGGCCCGGATGGACCGCCAGGCGGACTCGGCGGCCTGTTGCTCCGCCTCCTTCTTGCTGCGGCCGGTGCCGGTGCCGTACGAGACGCCTCCGACGCGGGCGGCAGCAGTGAAGGTCTTCTCGTGGTCGGGGCCGGTCTCCGTGACCAGGTACTCGGGCACGCCGAGCCCTTCGGTCGCGGTGAGCTCCTGGAGGGATGTCTTCCAGTCCAGGCCGGCACCGAGGTTCGAGGACTTCTCGATCAGCGGGTCGAACAGGCGGTGCACCAGTTCGGAGGCCGCGTCGAGGCCCTGGTCGAGATAGACCGCGCCGATCACCGCTTCGAGGGTGTCGGCGAGGATGGACGCCTTGTCCCGGCCGCCCGTGCCCTCTTCACCCCGGCCGAGCCGGATGAAGGAGCCCAGGTCGAGGCCGCGACCGACCTCCGCCAGCGCACGTGAGTTGACCACCGCGGCCCGCAGCTTGGCCAGTTGGCCCTCGGGCAGGTCGGGGTGGGTGCGGTACAGCGTGTCCGTGACGACGAGGCCGAGCACGGAGTCCCCGAGGAACTCCAGCCGCTCGTTCGTCGGCAGACCGCCGTTCTCGTACGCGTAGGAGCGGTGGGTCAGCGCACGCACCAGAAGGGCGGACTCGAGCCGGTAGCCGAGCCGCCCTTCCAGAAGCGTGTGGGACGAGGCCGTGTTGTCCGCCTTTTTCCTGGCGGTGGAATCCGCTGTGGCGTCTTCCGCCTTCTTGGGGCTAGACACGGTGCCTCTCACCAGCCGCTCAGACCTCGAGGACCTGGCGCTTGTTGTAGGTGCCGCAAGACGGGCACGCGATGTGCTGCTGCTTGGGCTCGTGGCAGCGCTCGCACGCAACCAGGGTGGGGACCGCAGCCTTCCACTGCGACCGGCGGTGGCGCGTGTTGCTGCGCGACATCTTCCGCTTCGGAACAGCCACGGCTACTTCTCCTGCTTCTCGTCGACGCCCGCTTCCGCGTCAGCGCCGCTCATCTCGTCCTTCTCGCCGTCTTCGAGTGAACCGGCGAGTCCCTGCAGTGCCGCCCAACGGATGTCGACGGCGTCGTGATGGTGGTCCGGGTCGTCCGCCAGCCGGGCTCCGCACTCGGAGCACAGACCGGGACAGTCGTCCTGGCACACCGGCTGCATCGGCAGTGCGAGCACCACCGCATCGCGCAGCACGGGTTCGAGGTCGAACAGGCCGTCCTCGATGAAGAGCCTGTCCTCGTCTTCCTCGGCGTCGTCGGCCGGCTCCGCCTTGGGGCGGCCCCGGTCGTCGGCGTCAGGGTACGAGAACATCTCCTGGAAGTCCGCTTCGAGATCAAGCCCGAGCGGCTCCAGACACCTTACGCACTCCCCCTCGGCCCGTGCATGGGCGGTGCCTGTGACGAGCACCCCTTCCATGACCGACTCGAGGCGGAGTTCGAGCTCCACCGGGGCGCCTTCCGGCACTCCGATGACTCCCTGGATCCCCAGATCCTTGGGGGCGTCGATCTCACGGGTCAGGCGCTGCAGCGCGCCAGGACGCCGACCCAGCTCGTGTGTGTCGAACACGAGGGGGTTGCGGTGGTCGAGGCGAGCGTTGGGGGCCATTCCTGCTTTCGATCTTCCGAACTCTGAGGGCCGCTGCCCTTCGGTGTTCCGGGCAGCGGAGATCGCGGACGTACTCGCGACCGAAGAGCCAGGATACTGGAGCATTCGCTCACAGCCCAATCCGGGTGGGTCTAGAGGCCGCGGCCCTGTTCATAGGCGCGCAACTGCTCCGGAGTGATCATGCCCGTGTCGAAGAGGCTGGTCTCGTCGAGGGCGTAGGACTGGTGGGCCTGTGGGGGCTGCTGAGCCTGCTGGGCCTGCTGGGGCTGCTGGGGCTGCTGGTGCGGGTCGTAGGCCGTCTGCCGGCCGTCGTAGCCCTGGTAGGACGCCACGGCGTAGGGGTCGGCCTGCTGGTAGCCGTACTGGTCCTGCTGCGCGTACGTCTGGTCGTAGCCGTACCCGTCCTGCTGCGGGTAGCCGTAGGCGACCGGCTGTTCCCCGTACGACGGCTGCGGCACCCCCTGCCCCACGGCGGCCGGCGTCGCGCTGTCCTGCTCGGCGAGGGCCGCGAGGTCGGCGAGGTAGTCGGCGTCGGAGGAGTGCTGGAAGGTCGTGGTGTCGTCGGCGAGGGCGCCGAGGTCGTCGGTGGCGATGCGGCCGTGCAGCTTCTGCCGGCCCTTGCCGACGGCCTCCAGGGTCTTGGTGAGCACGGCCTCGAAGGCGCCCAGCTTGGTGTCGACGTAGGCGTCGGCGTCGCGGCGCAGGGTCTCGGGGTCGTGGCTGCGCTCGGGGGCGTCCTCGTCCTCGTAGCCCTGCTCGTCCAGGCCGGGACCGGTGCCGAGGAGCTTCTCGCGGCCCCGGCCGACCGAGCCGATGGTCTTGGTGAGGACGACCTCGAAGTTGGCGAGCTTGGAGTCGACGTAGTCGTCGGCCTCGGCGCGGATGTCCTCGGCCTCCTTGCGGGCCTCGGCGAGGATGCGGTCGGCCTCGTTCTGGGAGCGGCGGGCGATCTCGGTGCCGGAGATCAGCGAGCCGCGCTCGGCGTGCGCGGTGGAGATGATCCGGTCGGCCTCCTGGCGGGCCTGCTCGACCATCTGGTCACGGTCGCCGATCAGCTCCTGGGCCTGCGCGAGCGAGTCGGGCAGGGCCGCGCGCACCTCTTCCAGCAGGGCGAGCAGCTCGGCGCGGTTGACCACGCAGGAGGCCGACATGGGCATGGACCGGGCGCTGGAGACCGCCGTGACGATCTCGTCGAGCTTCTTCTGCACGTCCACCGGTTGCTCGCCACTCTCTACAGCTGTGTTGGAGACGGACGGGACGACTGTAGCCCCATCAGTCCTTGCGCAGGCGCTCGTTGAGGGCCTCCAGGACGATCGGCGGGACCAGGTGGGAGACGTCTCCGCCCCAGGTCGCCACCTCCTTGACCAGGGAGGAGGACAGGAAGCTGTAGGTGGGGTTGGTCGGTACGAACAGCGTCTCGACCCCGGACAGTCCGTTGTTCATCTGGGCCATCTGCAGCTCGTAGTCGAAGTCGCTGACCGCGCGCAGGCCCTTGACGATCGCGGGGATCTCGCGCTGCTTGCAGAAGTCGACCAGGAGGCCGTGGAAGGCCTCGACCCGTACGTTGCCGTACTCGGCGGTGACCTGACGGATGAGGTCGAGTCGCTCGTCGACCTCGAACAGGCCCTTCTTCGACTTGTTGATCATGACCGCGACATAGACCTCGTCGTACAGACGGGAGGCGCGGGAAATGATGTCGAGGTGTCCGTTGGTGATCGGGTCGAACGACCCGGGACAGACGGCGCGGCGCACTTGTGATCCCTCGCTCTCCGGTCCGGTCATCGTGCGTCTTCGCACGTAGAGGCGGCGCGACCGTACCAAAACGTTCCCTCGCCGTAGCGACGGGCCCGGAGCGCTTCGAAGCCGTCCGGCCAGTTGAACTCCCCGCCTCTGGTGCTGCGCTCCACGGTGACGAGCGCCTCGGGCCTGAGCCAGCCCCCAGAGCGGAGTGTGAGGAGAATCTCGCGAAGATCGTCGTCCGTGACGGCGTAGGGGGGGTCCAGGAAGACGAGGTCGTACGACTCGGTGGGCGCCGTCTGGATCACCTGGTGGGCCTTGCCGGCTCTCACCTCGGCGCCGGGCAGGGCGAGGTTCCTGACGTTCTCGCGGATGACGCGGGCGGCGCGGGCGTCGGCCTCCACCAGGAGGGTGTGGCTCGCGCCCCGGGAGAGCGCCTCCAGTCCCACGGCTCCTGAGCCGGCGTAGAGGTCGAGGACTCGTTCGCCGTCGAGGGGGCCGCCGAGAAGGGACTGCCAGGTGGAGAAGAGGCCTTCTCGGGCGCGGTCCGACGTGGGGCGGGTGCCGGTCCCCGGCGGGACGGCGAGGCGGCGTCCGCCGGCTCTGCCGGCGATCACGCGGGTCATCTTTGGTCCTTGGTCGAGGGTGGTTTCGGATTCAGTCTGGCAGCAGGTCCGTCGTGGTCGCTCGCGCACGCGCGGCGGTGGCCGCATATTCGACACGGCCCCGCCCCTGACCGGAACCGCCCTTCACCCCTTGTCCAGGTACTGCTCCCTCTCCTCGTCCAACAAGGCGTCCAGGGCTGTGCGCAGGCCGGGAAGACCCGTCAGTTCGGGGTCCGAGGTCACCACGGCCACCGCCTCCTCCCTCGCCTCCGCGATGACCTCCTCGTCGTCGATGACGGCGAGGACCCGCAGGGAGGTGCGGGCGCCGGACTGGGCCTGGCCGAGGACGTCGCCCTCGCGGCGCTGTTCGAGGTCGATGCGGGAGAGCTCGAAGCCGTCGAGGGTGGAGGCGACCGCGTTCAGGCGCTGGCGGGCCGCGCCGGCCTCGGGCATCTCGGTGACCAGGAGGCAGAGCCCGGGGGCGGAGCCTCGGCCCACTCGGCCGCGGAGCTGGTGGAGCTGGGAGACGCCGAAGCGGTCGGCGTCCATGATCACCATGGCGGTGGCGTTCGGGACGTTGACGCCGACCTCGATGACCGTGGTGGCGACCAGGACGTGGGTGTCCCCCGCGGCGAAGCGGCGCATGACGGCGTCCTTGTCGTCGGGGTGCATGCGGCCGTGGAGCACCTCGACCCGGAGGCCGTTCAGGGGGCCCTTGGAGAGTTGGCCGGCCACGTCCAGGACGGCGAGTGGGGGGCGCTTCTCGGCCTCGTCCTCCGCCGGTTTCCTCGCCTTCCTGGGGTCCTCCTCCTCGTCGCCGATGCGGGGGCAGACGACGTACGCCTGATGGCCGTTCTGCACCTCCTCGCGGACCCGTTCCCAGGCGCGGGCCAGGAAGTGGGGCTTGTCGGCGGCGGGGACGACATGGCTGGCGATGGGTGAGCGGCCGGCCGGGAGCTGGTCCAGGACGGAGGTCTCCAGATCGCCGAAGACGGTCATCGCGACCGTGCGCGGGATGGGGGTGGCCGTCATGACCAGGAGGTGCGGGGGCTGCTTGCCCTTGCCGCGCAGGGCGTCGCGCTGTTCGACGCCGAAGCGGTGCTGTTCGTCGACCACGACCAGGCCCAGGTCGTGGAACTGGACCTTGTCCTCGATCAACGCGTGGGTGCCGATGACGATGCCGGCCTCACCGGTGACCAGATCCAGCAGTGCCTGCCGGCGGGCCGCTGCGCCCATCGACCCGGTGAGCACCACCACCTTGGTGGCGTGCTCCGAGCCGCCCAGCATCCCGCCCTCGGCCAGCTCGCCCATCATCTCGACGACCGAGCGGTGATGCTGCTGGGCGAGGACTTCGGTGGGAGCCAGCATGGCGGCCTGACCGCCCGCGTCGACCACGGCGAGCATGGCGCGCAGGGCCACCAAGGTCTTGCCCGAGCCGACCTCTCCCTGGAGCAGGCGGTGCATCGGGTGTTCGGTGGCCAGATCGTCGAAGATCTCCTTGGAGACCTTCTGCTGGCCCTCGGTGAGGGTGAACGGGAGGCGGTCGTCGAAGGCCGCCAGGAGGCCGTCGGGCCGGGCCCCGCGGGCCACGGCCGGGAGTTGGGCGTCGGCGTGGCGGCGGCGGGCCAGGGCTACCTGGAGGACGAAGGCCTCGTCCCACTTGAGGCGGGCGCGGGCGTCGGCGATGTCGGTCCTGGTGTGGGGGCGGTGGATCTTGAGGAGGGCCTCGGGGAGGGTGACCAGGCCACGGCCCTCGCGCAGGGCCGGCGGGAGGGGGTCCACGGCCTCCTGGGCGCTGGGCAGGACGGTCTGGATCGCCTTGCCGATCTTCCAGGACTCCAGCTTGGCCGTCGCCGGGTAGATCGGAATCAGGGCGCCCGCCCAGGTCTCGACCGTTTCGTCGCCGTCTCCGCGCAGCAATTCGTAGGCCGGGTGCGCCAGTTGCATACGGCGGTTGAAGACGGAGACCTTGCCGGAGAACATCGCGCGGGTGCCCGGCAGGAGGTCCTTGTGGGGTTTGTGGACGCCGTTGCCGAAGAAGACCAACTGAAGTCGGCCACTGCCGTCGGTGATGGTGACTTCCAGCCGCTGTCCCTTGCCGCGGGGGGCCTTGGCGGAGGCGAAGGAGTGCAGCCGGGCGTCGGCGACCATGGCGACCACCGTGACGTGCTCGTCCATGGGGAGGTCGGCCAGGTGGGTGAGCTGGCCGCGCTCCTCGTATCTGCGGGGATAGTGGTGCAGCAGGTCGCCGACGGTGTGCAGGCCGAGGTGCTCGGCCATCACCTTCGCGGTCGGTGGGCCGAGCACCTTCTTCAGTGGTTCTTCGAGTGCGGGCACGAGATCCATTGCACACCACGCCACTGACATTGCTCGATACGTGTCCTGAAAGACCTGGTCAGACGGCTCGTTCGGGCTCTAGGATGACCCGCCTCCGCCATCATCCGCGGTCACCGCCCCACCGGGACCGCCCGACCCCGCGCCGTGCTCGTCCCCACTTCGCGGCGCTGCAGCGATGGACTCCCAGACCTCACAGTCATCCCAGGCATCACCGTCACCTCATACGTTCCAGGTCGACCTGCGTGGTCTGGTGGACCTGCTGTCCCATCACCTCTACTCCAGCCCCAAGGTCTATCTGCGCGAGCTGCTGCAGAACGCCGTGGACGCCATCACCGCCCGGCGGGCCGAGGATCCCGGTGCCCCGGCGCGGGTGCGGCTGCGCGCCGCGGACGGGACGCTGCGGGTGGAGGACTCCGGCATCGGGCTCACCGAGGCCGATGTGCACAGCCTGCTGGCGACCATCGGGCGCAGCTCCAAGCGTGCGGAGGGACTCCAGGAGGCGCGGTCCGACTTCCTCGGGCAGTTCGGCATCGGACTGCTGGCCTGTTTCGTGGTCGCCGAGCGGATCCGGGTCGTCAGCCGCAGCGCCCGTACGCCCACCGCGCCGCCCGTGGAGTGGACGGCGCGCGACGACGGTTCGTACACCGTGCGGACACTCCCGCACGACGAGCGGCCCGAGCCGGGCACCACCGTGCATCTGGTGGCTCGGGCGGGGGCCGGGGAGTGGCTCACCGAGGAGCGGGTGCTGAAGCTGGCGCGGGACTTCGGGTCGCTGCTGCCGTACGAGGTCCGGGTGGGCGAGGAGGCGGTCACCGATCTGCCGGCGCCCTGGGACCGGCCGTACCCCTCCCCCGCGAACCGGCGGGTGGCGCTGGCCCGGCACTGTCAGCGGCTGTTCGGGTTCACGCCGTTGGACACGATCGAGCTGGACGTGCCGCTGGCGGGGATCCGCGGCGTGGCGTACGTGCTGCCGGCGGCGGTGAGTCCGGCGCAGCGGGCCACGCACCGGGTGCACCTGAAGGGCATGCTGCTGACCGAACGGGCCGAACAGCTGTTGCCCGACTGGGCGTTCTTCGTGCGCTGTGTCCTGGACACGGACAGTCTGCGGCCCACGGCCTCGCGCGAGGCGCTGTACGAGGACGAGACGCTGGCCGCCGTACGGGAGGCGCTCGGGGAGCGGATCCGGTCGTGGCTGACGGGGCTCGCGGCGGGTGATCCGGAGCGGCTTTCGGCGTTTCTGGCGGTGCACCACCTGGGGGTGAAGTCGCTGGCGCGGCACGACACGGAGATGCTGCGGACCATGCTGCCGTGGCTGCCGTTCGAGACGAGCGACGGGCGGCTGTCGCTGGAGGAGTTCGCGCAGCGGCACCCGGTGGTGCACTTCACGCGGACCGTGGAGGAGTACCGGCAGGTCGCGCCGATCGCGTCCGCGCAGGGCGTCGGGGTGGTCAACGGCGGTTACACCTACGACAGCGAGCTGGTCGAGGCGCTGCCGTCGGTGCGGCCCGGGACGGTGGTCGCCGAGTTGGACGCGGACACCGTGACGGCCCATCTGGACGCGGTGGACGCGGCGGAGGAGCTGGCGCTGGCCGCCTTCCTTGCGGCGGCGCGGGCGAAGCTGGAGCCGCTCGGGTGCGATGTCGTCCTGAGGGCGTTCCATCCGCTGTCGGTGCCGGCGCTGCATCTGGACGACCGGTCGGCGCGGCACGAGCAGGCGCGGGCGGAGGCCGAGGCGCAGGCGGACGATCTGTGGGCGGGCATCCTGGGGTCGCTGCGCGGCGGGGCCCCGCGTGCGCGGCTGGTGCTGAACCATCTCAATCCGCTGATCCGCAGGATCAGTTCGCTGCGGGAGGCGGAACTGATCGGCACCGCCACGGAGTCCCTGTACGGGCAGGCGCTGCTGATGGCGCAGCGGCCGCTCAGGCCCGCCGACTCGGCCCTGCTGAACCGGGCGTTCATCGG
It includes:
- a CDS encoding acylphosphatase translates to MSEDVRLVAWVRGHVQGVGFRWFTRAKALEIGGLSGFALNLADGRVQVVAEGAKEGCEGLLDWLMGDDTPGRVDGVTEIWDTPRGGYDGFAIR
- a CDS encoding CAP domain-containing protein, whose amino-acid sequence is MGRHRRSAAGRAATGRATGVTETHGSYTDGYDPQYSYADGPDTLGIAPYLNPEAYADTVARSQEYLYSTEDGHDTAFGSGGFTPDGSGGRGGTGRRRRRKKAGAPVKAGLLGVSAAVALGTVAVATGVVPGLESYRLGGGTGPGDNVQAADTPSNSTSEQGGASGTAETGRAGTSTSRDAGRSASASTSPTASASKSSASASPSKTAEKKPEVTPSEEPATTASPSKKTTKAPQKSESPVTVSAEAQAAAEVLELVNEERSKVGCSPLSANSALADLAESFSDDMAARDFFDHTDPDGKTPWDRAAKAGISSLGGENIARGQADAAAVMEAWMNSPGHKANILNCDFKTLGVGVHFGSGGPWWTQDFGY
- a CDS encoding flavodoxin family protein; translated protein: MSKPVVSVAYHSGYGHTVVLAEAVRAGAVAAGAEVHLIKVDEITEEQWTLLDGSDAIVFGSPTYMGTASSAFHGFAEATSARWATQAWKDKLAAGFTNSGSKSGDKLHTLQFFQILAAQLGMHWVSLGLLPGWNSSSASEHDLNRLGVFLGAAAQTNVDEGPEAVHKADVATAEHLGRRVTETAKVFLAGRAQAA
- a CDS encoding winged helix-turn-helix transcriptional regulator, which produces MNSTQERAEDADLPYNVFAKACPSRGTLEHVTGRWGGLTLGALHEGSLRFNELRRRVDGVSEKMLSQTLHALERDGLVRRDAQPTNPPRVDYELTPLGHEVAERLLALIHCVEGRMDDVLASRERYDTTRGTL
- the mutM gene encoding bifunctional DNA-formamidopyrimidine glycosylase/DNA-(apurinic or apyrimidinic site) lyase; translated protein: MPELPEVEVVRRGLERWVAHRTVADAEVLHPRAVRRHLAGADDFAHRLKGHRIGTPSRRGKYLWLPLEDTGQAILAHLGMSGQLLVQPHAAQDERHLRIRVRFADEVDTELRFVDQRTFGGLSLHDTTPDGLPDVIGHIARDPLDPLFDDEAFHQALRRRRTTIKRALLDQSLISGVGNIYADEALWRSRLHYDRPTTGFTRPRTLELLGHVRDVMNAALAVGGTSFDSLYVNVNGESGYFDRSLDAYGREGLPCKRCGTPMRRRPWMNRSSYFCPRCQRVPRVVS
- the rnc gene encoding ribonuclease III, giving the protein MRGTVSSPKKAEDATADSTARKKADNTASSHTLLEGRLGYRLESALLVRALTHRSYAYENGGLPTNERLEFLGDSVLGLVVTDTLYRTHPDLPEGQLAKLRAAVVNSRALAEVGRGLDLGSFIRLGRGEEGTGGRDKASILADTLEAVIGAVYLDQGLDAASELVHRLFDPLIEKSSNLGAGLDWKTSLQELTATEGLGVPEYLVTETGPDHEKTFTAAARVGGVSYGTGTGRSKKEAEQQAAESAWRSIRAAADERAKAAKAAQAVAAAEADADPESASA
- the rpmF gene encoding 50S ribosomal protein L32; amino-acid sequence: MAVPKRKMSRSNTRHRRSQWKAAVPTLVACERCHEPKQQHIACPSCGTYNKRQVLEV
- a CDS encoding YceD family protein, yielding MAPNARLDHRNPLVFDTHELGRRPGALQRLTREIDAPKDLGIQGVIGVPEGAPVELELRLESVMEGVLVTGTAHARAEGECVRCLEPLGLDLEADFQEMFSYPDADDRGRPKAEPADDAEEDEDRLFIEDGLFDLEPVLRDAVVLALPMQPVCQDDCPGLCSECGARLADDPDHHHDAVDIRWAALQGLAGSLEDGEKDEMSGADAEAGVDEKQEK
- a CDS encoding ATP synthase F0 subunit B, which codes for MDVQKKLDEIVTAVSSARSMPMSASCVVNRAELLALLEEVRAALPDSLAQAQELIGDRDQMVEQARQEADRIISTAHAERGSLISGTEIARRSQNEADRILAEARKEAEDIRAEADDYVDSKLANFEVVLTKTIGSVGRGREKLLGTGPGLDEQGYEDEDAPERSHDPETLRRDADAYVDTKLGAFEAVLTKTLEAVGKGRQKLHGRIATDDLGALADDTTTFQHSSDADYLADLAALAEQDSATPAAVGQGVPQPSYGEQPVAYGYPQQDGYGYDQTYAQQDQYGYQQADPYAVASYQGYDGRQTAYDPHQQPQQPQQAQQAQQPPQAHQSYALDETSLFDTGMITPEQLRAYEQGRGL
- the coaD gene encoding pantetheine-phosphate adenylyltransferase encodes the protein MRRAVCPGSFDPITNGHLDIISRASRLYDEVYVAVMINKSKKGLFEVDERLDLIRQVTAEYGNVRVEAFHGLLVDFCKQREIPAIVKGLRAVSDFDYELQMAQMNNGLSGVETLFVPTNPTYSFLSSSLVKEVATWGGDVSHLVPPIVLEALNERLRKD
- the rsmD gene encoding 16S rRNA (guanine(966)-N(2))-methyltransferase RsmD, with product MTRVIAGRAGGRRLAVPPGTGTRPTSDRAREGLFSTWQSLLGGPLDGERVLDLYAGSGAVGLEALSRGASHTLLVEADARAARVIRENVRNLALPGAEVRAGKAHQVIQTAPTESYDLVFLDPPYAVTDDDLREILLTLRSGGWLRPEALVTVERSTRGGEFNWPDGFEALRARRYGEGTFWYGRAASTCEDAR